A window of Sporohalobacter salinus contains these coding sequences:
- the rpsL gene encoding 30S ribosomal protein S12: MPTINQLVRKGRKKVKKKETAPALGGAPQKRGVCTRVYTATPKKPNSALRKVARVRLTNGKEVTAYIPGEGHNLQEHSVVLVRGGRVKDLPGVRYTIVRGALDTAGVEDRKQARSKYGVKKP, translated from the coding sequence ATGCCTACTATTAATCAGTTGGTTCGTAAAGGAAGAAAGAAGGTAAAGAAGAAAGAGACCGCTCCGGCTTTGGGAGGAGCACCACAGAAAAGAGGTGTTTGTACTCGTGTTTATACTGCAACACCTAAAAAGCCGAATTCTGCTTTAAGAAAGGTAGCTCGTGTTCGATTAACTAATGGAAAAGAAGTTACTGCTTATATTCCTGGCGAAGGACATAATTTACAGGAACACTCTGTAGTTTTAGTTAGAGGTGGAAGAGTTAAAGACTTGCCGGGAGTTAGATATACAATTGTTCGTGGTGCTTTAGATACTGCAGGTGTTGAAGATAGAAAACAGGCTCGTTCTAAATATGGAGTTAAAAAGCCATAA
- the rpsG gene encoding 30S ribosomal protein S7, whose product MSPKNMVSTKNVTPDPVFNSHLVTKAINKVMYDGKKSLAEKIFYKSMAVIEKNTGENALEVFKEALNNVMPILEIKSRRVGGANYQVPVEVDDDRRLTLGLRWLINAARSRGERRMVSRLANEIIDAYNEEGGAVRKKEEIHQMAEANKAFAHYRW is encoded by the coding sequence ATGTCACCTAAGAATATGGTCAGCACAAAAAATGTTACACCTGATCCAGTTTTTAACAGCCATTTAGTTACTAAGGCTATTAATAAAGTTATGTATGATGGTAAAAAAAGTTTAGCTGAAAAAATATTTTATAAGTCTATGGCTGTAATTGAAAAAAATACTGGAGAAAATGCTTTGGAAGTGTTTAAGGAAGCTTTGAATAATGTTATGCCTATATTAGAAATCAAATCTCGCCGAGTTGGTGGTGCTAATTACCAAGTTCCGGTTGAGGTAGATGATGACCGTCGTTTAACGTTAGGACTGCGCTGGCTTATTAATGCAGCTCGTAGTCGTGGTGAAAGACGAATGGTGTCTAGACTTGCTAATGAAATTATTGATGCTTATAATGAAGAGGGTGGAGCTGTTCGTAAAAAAGAAGAAATTCATCAAATGGCAGAAGCTAATAAAGCATTTGCTCATTATAGATGGTAA
- the fusA gene encoding elongation factor G gives MARQFPLKKTRNIGIMAHIDAGKTTATERILFYTGRVHKMGETHDGASQMDWMDQEQERGITITSAATTCQWRDHRINIIDTPGHVDFTVEVERSLRVLDGAIGVFCSVGGVEPQSETVWRQADRYNVPRVAFVNKMDRTGADFFNVVDMMDDRIDANPVPIQLPIGKEDDFIGVVDLVKMKAIVYRDELGIEYEEEEIPEDMQEQAQLYREELLEAVADVDEELMLKYLEDEEITADEIRDGIRKGVIDNEFTPVMCGTALKNKGIQPMLDAVVDYLPSPVDIPPIEGEIPGTEETDTRPADDEEPFSALAFKIMTDPYVGKLAFFRAYSGILESGSYIYNSTKEEKERVSRILQMHANHREERDQVYAGDLAAAVGLKNTSTGDTLCDEDNPIILESMEFPDTVIDVAIEPKTQADQDKLGQALQDLAEEDPTFQVKTDEETGQTIISGMGELHLEVIVDRLTREFNVEANIGEPQVAYRETIKEKVEAEGKFIRQSGGRGQYGHAIIEIEPLEAGEGFEFEDNIVGGVIPKDYIPAVEDGVKETMEDGILAGHPMVDVKVSLNDGSHHEVDSSEMAYKVAGSKAFRQGVRRANPVLLEPIMEVEVTTPEEYMGDVIGDLNGRRARVEGMEQRGNAKIIKAYVPLAEMFGYATDLRSKTQGRANYVMQFDHYGEVPDSIAKELIDEE, from the coding sequence GTGGCTAGACAATTCCCACTGAAGAAAACAAGAAATATTGGTATTATGGCACATATTGATGCTGGAAAAACTACTGCTACTGAGCGTATCTTGTTTTATACTGGTCGAGTTCACAAAATGGGAGAAACACATGATGGTGCTTCCCAGATGGACTGGATGGATCAGGAACAGGAGCGTGGAATTACAATTACTTCTGCGGCTACTACTTGTCAATGGCGAGATCATAGGATTAACATCATAGACACGCCAGGGCACGTGGACTTTACTGTAGAAGTGGAAAGATCTTTAAGAGTGTTAGATGGAGCTATTGGAGTTTTCTGTTCAGTTGGCGGTGTTGAGCCTCAGTCTGAAACAGTTTGGAGGCAGGCAGATAGATATAATGTACCGCGAGTTGCTTTTGTTAATAAAATGGATAGAACAGGAGCTGACTTTTTTAATGTAGTAGATATGATGGATGACCGAATAGATGCTAATCCTGTTCCAATTCAATTGCCTATTGGCAAAGAAGATGACTTCATTGGTGTTGTTGATTTAGTGAAGATGAAGGCTATCGTTTATAGAGATGAATTAGGAATTGAATACGAAGAAGAAGAGATTCCTGAAGATATGCAGGAGCAGGCTCAATTATATAGAGAAGAATTATTAGAAGCCGTTGCAGATGTTGATGAAGAATTAATGCTTAAGTATTTAGAGGATGAAGAAATTACTGCAGATGAGATTAGAGATGGTATTAGAAAAGGAGTTATCGATAATGAATTTACTCCTGTAATGTGTGGAACTGCACTTAAAAACAAAGGGATTCAGCCAATGTTAGATGCGGTTGTGGATTATTTACCATCTCCTGTTGATATTCCACCTATCGAAGGTGAAATTCCAGGAACAGAAGAAACTGATACTCGTCCGGCAGATGATGAAGAACCATTCTCTGCTTTAGCATTTAAGATTATGACTGATCCTTATGTAGGTAAATTAGCTTTCTTTAGAGCTTATTCTGGAATTTTAGAATCTGGATCTTATATTTATAACTCTACTAAGGAAGAGAAAGAACGAGTTAGCCGTATCTTACAGATGCATGCTAATCACCGAGAAGAAAGAGACCAAGTTTATGCTGGTGATTTAGCAGCAGCAGTTGGACTTAAGAATACATCAACTGGAGATACACTTTGTGATGAAGATAATCCTATTATTCTTGAGTCTATGGAATTTCCTGATACTGTAATTGATGTTGCAATTGAACCTAAGACTCAGGCCGACCAAGATAAGTTAGGTCAGGCGCTACAGGACTTAGCTGAAGAGGATCCTACATTCCAGGTTAAAACTGATGAAGAAACAGGTCAGACAATTATTTCTGGAATGGGAGAATTGCACTTAGAAGTAATTGTTGATAGATTAACAAGAGAATTTAATGTAGAAGCTAATATAGGAGAACCACAAGTTGCTTATCGTGAAACTATTAAAGAGAAAGTAGAAGCTGAAGGTAAGTTTATTCGCCAGTCCGGTGGTCGTGGACAGTATGGTCATGCTATTATTGAGATTGAACCACTAGAAGCTGGGGAAGGATTTGAATTTGAAGATAATATCGTTGGGGGAGTCATTCCTAAAGATTATATTCCAGCTGTTGAAGATGGAGTCAAAGAAACCATGGAGGATGGTATTTTAGCTGGACATCCAATGGTTGATGTTAAAGTAAGCCTAAATGATGGTTCTCATCACGAAGTTGATTCTTCTGAGATGGCTTATAAAGTTGCTGGTTCTAAAGCTTTTAGGCAGGGAGTTAGAAGAGCTAATCCTGTTTTATTGGAACCTATCATGGAGGTTGAAGTTACTACTCCTGAAGAGTATATGGGAGATGTAATTGGTGACTTGAATGGACGTCGAGCTCGAGTAGAAGGAATGGAACAGCGAGGTAATGCTAAGATTATTAAAGCTTATGTACCTTTAGCTGAGATGTTCGGTTATGCTACTGACCTTCGTTCAAAGACTCAGGGACGAGCAAATTATGTAATGCAGTTTGATCACTATGGTGAAGTTCCTGATAGTATTGCTAAAGAACTAATTGATGAAGAGTAA
- the tuf gene encoding elongation factor Tu, whose protein sequence is MAKEKFERDKPHMNIGTIGHVDHGKTTTTAAITKVLAKGEEGSANFEDIDNAPEEKERGITIATSHVEYETENRHYAHVDCPGHADYVKNMITGAAQMDGALMVVSAADGPMPQTREHLLLARQVDVPNIVVFLNKADMVEDEELIELVEMEVRELLNEYDFNGDEAPIIVGSALKALECACGDRDCEWCGQILELMDAVDEYLPSPERDTDKPFLLPVEDVFTIKGRGTVATGRLERGKLHPGDEAELVGVKDTQDTVVTGVEMFRKMLDEAVAGDNIGALLRGIDREEIERGQVLAEPGTITPHTQFKAEVYVLGKDEGGRHTPFFDGYRPQFYFRTTDVTGDINLPEDVEMVMPGDNVEMEVKLITPIAMEEGLRFAIREGGKTVGAGVITEIIE, encoded by the coding sequence ATGGCAAAAGAAAAGTTTGAACGAGATAAGCCGCATATGAATATTGGAACTATTGGACATGTTGACCATGGAAAGACAACAACAACTGCTGCAATTACTAAGGTGTTAGCTAAAGGAGAAGAAGGTTCTGCAAATTTTGAGGATATTGACAATGCACCAGAAGAGAAGGAACGCGGAATCACAATTGCAACTTCTCATGTAGAGTATGAAACAGAGAATCGTCATTATGCTCACGTAGACTGTCCTGGGCACGCTGACTATGTTAAGAATATGATTACTGGTGCAGCACAGATGGATGGGGCATTAATGGTAGTGTCTGCTGCCGATGGACCTATGCCGCAGACAAGAGAGCATTTACTATTAGCTCGTCAGGTAGATGTACCGAATATTGTAGTATTCTTAAATAAGGCAGACATGGTTGAAGACGAAGAATTGATCGAATTAGTAGAAATGGAAGTAAGAGAGCTGTTAAATGAATATGACTTTAACGGAGATGAAGCACCAATTATTGTTGGATCTGCTCTTAAAGCATTAGAATGTGCTTGTGGAGATAGAGATTGTGAATGGTGTGGACAGATTTTAGAATTAATGGATGCTGTTGATGAGTATTTACCATCACCAGAACGTGATACAGACAAGCCGTTCTTATTACCTGTAGAAGACGTCTTTACAATCAAAGGACGTGGAACAGTTGCTACAGGAAGATTAGAGCGAGGAAAATTACATCCTGGAGACGAAGCAGAATTAGTAGGAGTTAAGGATACTCAAGATACAGTAGTAACAGGTGTAGAGATGTTCCGTAAGATGTTAGATGAAGCAGTAGCAGGAGATAATATAGGAGCATTACTTAGAGGAATAGATAGAGAAGAAATAGAAAGAGGCCAAGTTTTAGCAGAGCCAGGAACAATCACACCACATACACAGTTTAAAGCAGAAGTTTATGTATTAGGGAAAGATGAAGGCGGAAGACATACGCCATTCTTTGATGGATATAGACCACAATTTTACTTCAGAACTACAGATGTAACAGGAGATATTAATTTACCAGAGGATGTAGAGATGGTAATGCCTGGAGATAATGTAGAGATGGAAGTAAAATTAATTACACCAATAGCTATGGAAGAAGGATTGCGTTTTGCGATTCGTGAAGGTGGTAAGACTGTAGGAGCCGGTGTAATTACAGAAATTATTGAATAG
- the rpsJ gene encoding 30S ribosomal protein S10, with amino-acid sequence MANQAQEKIRIRLKAYEHQVLDKSATKIVETAKRTGAEVSGPVPLPTKKEVFTVLRSPHVHKKAREQFEMRTHKRLIDILEPTSKTVDSLMRLDLPAGVDIEIKL; translated from the coding sequence ATGGCAAACCAAGCTCAAGAAAAGATTAGAATCCGATTAAAAGCATATGAACATCAGGTTTTAGATAAATCGGCTACTAAGATCGTAGAAACTGCTAAACGAACCGGTGCTGAGGTTTCAGGCCCTGTACCATTACCGACTAAAAAAGAAGTATTTACTGTTTTACGTTCACCTCATGTTCATAAAAAAGCTCGGGAACAGTTTGAGATGAGGACACATAAGAGATTGATTGATATTTTGGAACCAACTTCAAAAACAGTTGATTCTCTTATGCGATTAGACCTGCCAGCAGGTGTTGATATCGAGATTAAATTATAA
- the rplC gene encoding 50S ribosomal protein L3 — MTREILGKKVGMTQIFDDEGEVIPVTVIEAGPCSIIQKKTEQRDGYSAIQLGFGEAKKSKMNKPLKGHFDKYDVEPKEYIREVKVNEEDEYEVGDEIKADIFEVGERVDVTGTSKGKGFSGTVKRWNFNLGPKTHGSRNYRLPGSIGASADPARVFKGKKMPGRMGREKVTIQNLEVAKVDSEKNIIAVRGAIPGPKKGLVRIKESVKG; from the coding sequence ATGACAAGAGAAATTTTAGGAAAAAAAGTAGGTATGACACAGATCTTTGATGATGAAGGAGAGGTTATCCCAGTTACTGTAATTGAAGCGGGACCTTGTTCTATAATTCAAAAGAAGACTGAACAAAGAGATGGATATAGTGCTATCCAATTAGGTTTTGGTGAAGCTAAGAAAAGTAAGATGAATAAGCCATTAAAAGGGCATTTTGATAAATATGATGTTGAACCTAAGGAATATATTAGAGAAGTTAAAGTTAATGAAGAGGATGAATATGAAGTAGGCGATGAAATTAAAGCTGATATCTTTGAAGTAGGAGAAAGAGTTGATGTAACAGGAACTTCTAAAGGAAAAGGATTTTCAGGAACAGTTAAGCGTTGGAATTTCAACTTAGGGCCTAAGACACACGGTTCTAGGAATTATAGATTACCAGGATCTATTGGTGCATCTGCTGATCCGGCTCGAGTCTTCAAAGGCAAAAAGATGCCAGGAAGAATGGGGCGTGAAAAGGTTACTATTCAAAACTTGGAAGTAGCTAAAGTAGATTCCGAAAAAAATATTATTGCTGTTAGAGGAGCAATACCAGGGCCTAAGAAAGGTTTAGTTCGAATAAAAGAATCTGTTAAAGGATAA